From Abyssibius alkaniclasticus:
CCAGGCCCCCAGCGGGGTAATCAGCACCAGCCCGATAATCTCAAAACTTATGGCGTGGCGAATACGGTCGGCGGTTCTGCGCATTGTAATCCTCGCTCGCGGGCCGTCCCGAATTGCTGTCCCCATTGGCCGAGGTCGTCCTCGCCACCAAACCTAGGTGCGCCCGCCACCTTGTGCAAGCCGCCATCTTTTGCTCTTAAATATCCCCGCCGGAGGCATCTGCCGCCGGCCAGGCTGCGCTAGGCCCCCAAACACCAGCGCATCACCGCCTTTTGCGCATGAAGCCGGTTTTCCGCCTCGTCGAAAATCACCGATTGTGGGCCGTCCATCACGGCGCTCGTCACCTCGTCATTGCGATGCGCGGGCAGGCAATGCATGAACAGGGCCTCCGGGCTGGCCTTGGCCATCAGGGCCTCATTCACCTGATAGGGGCGCAACTGGTTATGGCGGCGCTCCTTGGCGGATTCCGGGTCGTGCATACTCACCCAGGTATCGGTCACCACCAGATCGGCCCCTGCAACGGCCAGCGCCGGGTCACGCTCAATCGCAATCCGCACCCCGGCATTGCGGGCAAACACCACGGCCTCGGCCTCCGGGTCCAGCGTTGGCGGGCCGGTAAATGTCAGGTCGAAACCAAACTGCCCGGCGGCGTGCAGCCACGAGGCGCAGACATTGTTGCCATCGCCCGCCCAGACCACCTTTTTGCCCCTGATGCTGCCGCGCTGTTCTTCATAGGTCATCACATCGGCCATAATCTGGCACGGATGCGTGCGGTTCGTCAGCCCGTTGATCACCGGCACCGTGGCATGTTCGGCCATTTCCAGCAGGGTCGCTTCCTCGAATGTCCTGATCATGATCAGATCGACATAGCGGCTCAGAACTCGCGCGGTATCGGCAATGGTTTCACCGTGGCCGAGCTGCATTTCACGGCCCGAAAGCACCATCGTCTCGCCACCCATCTGGCGCACGCCGACATCAAAGCTTACCCGCGTGCGGGTCGAGGGCTTTTCGAAGATCAGCGCCACCATATGCCCGGCCAGCGGCTGTTCGGCATCCTTGGTGCCCTTGGGCAGCCCGGCGCGCGCGTCCTTGATGCGCCGCGCCTCAGAAATGATATGCGCAAGCGCATCCGGTGCGGTCTGGTGGATATCGAGGAAATGCTTCATATCGTATCTTTCTCTATCGCGCTCGCCGCACGGTCAAACCGGGCCAGCGCCTCGTCAATTTCATCTGTGGTTATGATCAGCGGCGGCAGGATGCGCACCACATTATCGGCAGCCGGCACGGTTATAAGCTGCTCTGCATAGCAGGCCTTCACCACATCGGCATTCACCGCCACGCATTTCAGCCCCAGCATCAGC
This genomic window contains:
- the argF gene encoding ornithine carbamoyltransferase; this encodes MKHFLDIHQTAPDALAHIISEARRIKDARAGLPKGTKDAEQPLAGHMVALIFEKPSTRTRVSFDVGVRQMGGETMVLSGREMQLGHGETIADTARVLSRYVDLIMIRTFEEATLLEMAEHATVPVINGLTNRTHPCQIMADVMTYEEQRGSIRGKKVVWAGDGNNVCASWLHAAGQFGFDLTFTGPPTLDPEAEAVVFARNAGVRIAIERDPALAVAGADLVVTDTWVSMHDPESAKERRHNQLRPYQVNEALMAKASPEALFMHCLPAHRNDEVTSAVMDGPQSVIFDEAENRLHAQKAVMRWCLGA